The Culex pipiens pallens isolate TS chromosome 2, TS_CPP_V2, whole genome shotgun sequence DNA window CCAGCGTGGACACGGAGATCTTCACGAAACGCAACGCAGCCGATGTACGATCGGTGGACTTTCCGCGGCTGTTCGGAGGTGGTGTGCTGCACACGAAGGTTTGGGTGATCGATCGACGACATTTCTACGTGGGCAGTGCCAACATGGACTGGCGATCGTTGACACAGGTCAAGGAGCTCGGAGTGCTCGCCGTGAACTGTTCCTGCTTGGCAACCGATATTGCCAAGATTTTTGATGTAGGTTCAAACGGCTTTGTTTAGTTGGTAGATTGTAAAGCAAACCTTTTTATTCCAAAGGTCTACTGGGACATGGGATTGCCCAACGCTCAGCTTCCAGATCAGTGGCCAGCAGCGTACTCTACAAAGTACAATGCCAACAACACTCTGTCTGTTCAGTTCGACGATGAGTACAAAGTGGACACGTATCTCTCGGTAGGAATCTCGAAGTTTAATGGTGAAGAATATTGAATGATACCATCTATGCTACTTCACAGAGTTCCCCTCCACCGATGTCAACGCGAGGACGCAGTCACGACGTGGATGCCATTCTCGATGTTATCGAACGTGCCGAGAAGTTCATCCATATTTCGGTGATGGACTATCTTCCGCTGACCCTGTACACTCCAAAGACACAGTAAGTGTATTGATCTCTTCAATTCTTAGAAAATATCCAAACAATATTCCCCCCACCAGATTCTGGCCAATCATCGACGACGCGCTTCGACGGGCCGCCATCGATCGCAAGATCTCAATTCGCCTGCTAATTTCGTTATGGCCACATTCGCGGTCATCCGAGCAGCGTTTTCTGGATTCGCTGCAAGTGATCTCCAATTCTTTGCCCGGGGTCAGCATCGACATCAAGCGATTTATCGTACCAGCTGACGACGATCAGCAGAAGATCCCGTTCGCGCGGGTTAACCACAACAAGTACATGGTAACGGACAACACGGCCTACATCGGAACCTCGAACTGGTCCGGCGATTACTTTATCGATACGGCCGGAATCGGGCTGGTCATGTCATCTTACGAGGGTAACCGGACCATCGTGAACGACCTGCAGGACGTTTTCGAGCGTGACTGGAACAGTGATTACGCAATTAGAATGGACGAGTAGGTGGTTTAGCTCAAATGGATTTATTTCTTCTCCTTTTCATAagattttgtagttttttcaaataaaagttttttaaaataggAAGTTTTATTAAACAATCGACGCCTCATTACTTTTTTCGTGGGTCTTTAAATGCACCAAAAGCGGCTTCAACTCGACGAATCCCTTTGGACAGATTGTGCAGCTGTAGGTGAAGTCTCCTTCGTGCTTTTCACGCACGTGCCGTCGCAGAGCTCGCTGATGAATGTACGAAGCGGAACACTGTTGGCACTTGAAGGCTTTCATACCTGCGTGCTCAAGCACATGGGCATCGAATCGGTTCTTCAGCGTGAACGAAAGCGGACACATCGGACATTTGTGTGGACGATCTTCGGAATGAACGCGCATGTGACCCTTGAGAAGACTTTTCTGCCGGAATCCCTTGCCACAATACTCACAGTGAAAACTTTCTTCGGAATTGTGATTTCGTATATGAACTAGCCAGTAAGCCTTCATTGAAAacttttcatgacaaattggaCATTCGTACTTGCATATGTTTCGGTGAGCATCCTCGTGATCTTCCAGTTGCGATGGCTTACAAAACCCACGTCCACACTGCGAACAAACAAATTTCTTCTCCTTCCAAAATCGCAGTTTATGATCTTTTAGATATCTAGCCGATTTGAAACTCTTGTAACAGGTGTCACATTCCACTGCGGTCTCAATTTGAGAAGGTTCCCGCTGGGGCAAGTGAACCTGCAAGGAGTGTTCCTTTAGTTGTTCCTGAGATTCGAACTGCTTCCGACAGCCACAGCAAATGTTACTCTGCATACACTTATCCTCCATCTGATGAACCTTCAGCCTTCGTTGGTGGCTATTTTTCAGATGTGTCTGCAGTACGTAGGGATTGGCAAACTGCTCATCGCAGTGCTTACAAGAATGCAACACTTCAACGTACATTTTTCGCTCGTGCTGCCGGAACTGCTTCTTAGTTTCGAATCTCGCAAAACAAACCAAGCACTCAAACGCTTTGCTAATCTCCTCTTTAGACTCTACCGGTCTAAAATGATACTTTTTCGAATGGTCCTTCACCTTTTCCATCGAATCCAGTGTAAAGTCTTTACAGCTGCAACATCTCCTTGGTTTTGAGTTTGACTTGACCCCATAAAAGGATCGTGACGCCCCCGGCGGTTCTTCCGAGGAACTGTCCTTATGTCCGCCATCAGGCTCAAAATCGTCATCCTCTGATTCTGCagaaaaatctgcattttcgTCCTGTTTCTGCTTCTTGGCAGCGTTAGGTAACGTGTTGGAAGCTTCATAAGGAGTTTGTGATTCAGCAGGGGAGTTCTCTTCGACCTTTACGTGTTTTGGTCTTCCTCGTCCccgtttgacgatttttttagcTGGTGAAAATTCCGTTATGCATTCAGTGATTGGTTCTTTTGACTCTAGTTTGATATTCTTTTCTGCGATAAAATTGGACGGTAAGTGGTTCTCATCTTCAATAGATTGACTGGAATTTATTTCAAGCATTAAAggacaaaataattgaaatttaaaaataatattcaccTCTTTTCTTTCGTCAAAAGTTCAAGCGAAATAAATCGGACACCAGACTCGTAAATTCTGGTCAACAGCTTCATTGCAACGATCAGGTCCTGGCTACAGTCCACACAACATAAACTGGACAGCTCGTCATCGGATATCTGGAACATGGCCCAAATAAGCATTCAAgcgattgattttttaaatattaaatttcaatgCATACCGAGACTCGAAAGCAATCCTCAATGGTTTGAGCTATTGATTTGCCATCATTCAACGCATCCGATAGGGAATACATCTCAATGGCTTCGGAATTACAGCAAAACCGACACTGCTGGTTCATCGTTGATAAATGTTGTTTCTTCGCTTACGAACAATTTTGAAGGCAAAAGTAGGAATCGTGTAAACAGAGCAACTTGTATTTTGCTTATTCTAGAGTTACATCTGACATGACCGATCAGTTGAATACCGTAAACCAGGGATTAAAATATTCACCGAAACTTATATATTCAGCATGTACGTCCCCGGTAAATCTTCGGAGAGAgtggattgtttgaaaactcGTGACGAAGAATCCATCACGCATTccatcaaattattaaaaatccacattttttttaacaaaagtgtCTCCCGACAATTTATTGCGCCAAAAACAGCAACGTGAGCGGAGGATTCCCACGATTCTTCCTCAGAAATGTGTTGTtatttgaacattcgtgctcaaactcaatccacttcaacgaatcagcgttgcggttaactttacgcagttggacTGGCCATTTAGCAAAGAAAAATGTTGGAAGTAATTGCCTCAGGATGCTTCTGAAAGGAAGGCAGTTTTAGCTTTCTTGGTAATTTAAACTCAGCCCATCGTGACTGAGAAAGGAAGCGAAGCTTCAATGAACACTTGAAACACTGATGTAAACAAGTGATAGAAGCTGCCAGAACAAAACAACATTCGGCGCAGAACGAAATCTAACAAACGTAGAAGGAATAGGAAAAATGTTTTGCCGTATATGTTTAGCCAATTGTGAAATAGTAGAACAATTTAACTTGTTTACAACACGGATTGATTCCAGGCCACTTGCCACCGTTATTGAGTACTGTTTCGAAGTAGAAGTAAGTTCCGCAAGAATGTTAAGGAAAAGCTTATTGCTGAATGAAACTTTATGTTACAGATTTTGGAAGACGAAGATAACAATGTATTGTGCACAACTTGTAAAAGTGATCTGGAATGTGCATACAGGTTTGCTACAAAGCTTCGGAATCAGTCAAATACGGAGATAGCAGATCTAGACGAAAGATCAGTTAGCTTGAAAGATGACTGTTCGTCCCCGGTGTACATCACAGAGGTCGAAATTGAGACAGAGCTACCTCTTGAGTCCATAGAAGAAACATCTGGCAGTAAGCACGAGCAGGTGGATGGTGTTATTAAAACTTCTCAAGAAGAAAACAATACGTCAGAACCCCCGGATGATACATCCCAGTTTTTGCTTCCGGAGACAGAACAGAAAGATGATTCCGATAATGAATGCTTCCCAGATTTAGATGTATTTTATTCCTCTGAAGATGAGAGCGATTCTATTGAAGAACTGAACTTTAGCTCAGACGAAGATCAACGGGAGGGCAAACAACCTCGGAAGCGACTTTACTATGGGGTGAAATCAGATTCCCAGCCAAAACGATGCTGTGATTGCAAAGAGCCACTCGTTTCCCAAGAGAAGGTGGCGGAACATTCCGAATTGTACCACCAACAGCATCGAGTAACGAATCCAAAGGAGTTTGGCGACAAACGGTTCGAGTGTCCCGTTTGTTTTAAGCGATTTGAGACGAAGAAACTGTACCTGCAACATCAGCGAAAAATGTACGTTGACGTGCTTCATCCGTGTTCGAAATGTGAGGAAGAGTTTGCCAATCTGTACGTATTGAAGAGACACCTCAAAGTCGATCACAAAAAGAAATTTCTGATCACGGAGCTTGAAGAGCTGCGAAGTCAGTCCAACATCTGCTGTGGATGTAAGCAGCATTTCCCTACTGCCGAGACACTCAAACAACACGTTGAAAAGGTTCACTATCCTGAACACGTACTTTATGATACAAGTAACAGGTTTGAGTGTAACGTGTGCTTCAATAgatttaaaactttgaaatcGCTCAAACATCACCAACTAcgattgtacaaagaaaagaaatTTGTCTGCACTCTATGCGGGAAAGCCTTCAGAGAGAAGATTCGTTTAGCAGAGCACGAAAACTCCCATCGAAAGATTCACCAGTTTCTGTGCTCGTTCTGTCCGGCAACATTCGCCATGAAAAATTCCTACGAAGTTCACCTGAAGATGCACGACGGGGAAGAGCGCTTCAACTGTGAATACTGCGGTAAAGGATTCCGCAAGAAGAGTCTCCTGTTGACGCACCTCCAAACTCACAGCCTGGATCGCCCGTTCAAATGTCACCTGTGCCCGAACACCTTCACCCGCCAGAACATTCTGGATTCACACCTGTTGACCCATTCGGACGCCGGCAAGCCGTTCAAGTGCCTACAGTGTCCGGCGTCGTACATCCATCAGCGTGATTTGCGAAGGCACACGCGGGAGAAACACGAAGGTATTCGCAGCTTCAAGTGTACCAAGTGCCCGAGGGCCTACATCCGGCAGAAGCTACTGCTGGCTCATTTGAAAAGCCACGAACGGTGAAACTTGAGTAAATCAATTTATGACTTTagtgcaaatttagaaaataaaaaataaacagatgaaacaaaaaaaaatgcattttcttttaTATTATTTCATAAGGTTATTTTAGGCTGCCTAGATCGGATAAATTCGTTACGTAAGGGACAGCATCGATCCGTAGCTTCGTGAACTACTGGATCCATGTTCCAGTTGCCATGGGATAAACTagagaaaaagaagaagctTGGAGATTTTTTCGAGGAGTGATCATCTAttgtccaaaactgacatggagGTAGAGGACCTGCCGAGAAGCAGAGTAGCGTAGTAATCCGGCTGAACCCACGATATGGAAAAGTCATCAAAAAATGAATAGCTGATTTTGTTTCTTCACATTCTTGAGCTTTATTCTTCTCAAAACACATTCTTTGTGTTGTTGTATTGTCTATGCCTTCGAAAACGTTGCCTCATCACTCTTTTCGTGGGTCTTCAAATGCACCAGAAGCGGCTTCAACTCGACGAATCCCTTCGGACAGATTGTGCACTTGAAGCTGAAGACTCCTTCGTGCTTTTCACGCACGTGCCGTCGCAGAGCTCGCTGATGAATGTACGAAGCGGGACACTGTTGGCACTTGAAGGCTTTCATACCGGTGTGCTCGAGCACGTGGGCGTCGAAACGGTTCTTCTGCGTGAACGAAAGCGGACACATCGGACATTTGTGGGGACGATCTTCGGAATGAACGCGCATGTGTACCTTGAACAGTCCTTTTTTCCGGAATCCCTTTCCGCAGTACTCGCAATGGAAGCTTTCCTCGGCATCGTGGTATCGTACGTGAACTTGCCAGGAAGCCTTCATCGAAAACTTGGCATGACAAACTGGACACTCGTACTTGCGTACGTTCCGGTGGGAGTCCTCGTGATCTTCCAGTTGCGCTCGCTCCCGAAAGCCACGACCGCATTGAGAGCAGACAAATTTCTTCTCCTTCCAAAATCGAAACCGATGCTCCTTCAGATATCTGACCGATTTGTAACTCTTGTAACAGGTGTCACATTCCACGGCGGTCTCACTTTGAGGAGGTTCCCGCTGTGGCAAGTGAACCTGCAAGGAGTGTTCCTTTAGTTGTTCCTGAGATTCAAACTGCTTCCGACAGCCACAGCAAATGTTACTTTGCATATACATATCTTCCATCTGGTGAATCTTCAGCCGTCGTTGGTGGTCATTCTTCAGATGCCTCTGCAAAACGTAAGGATTGGCAAACTGCTCATCGCAGTGCTTACAAGAATGCAACACTTCAATGTACATTTTCCGTTCGTGCTGCCGGAACTGCTTCTTAGTTTCGAATCTCGCAAAGCAAACCGAACATTCAAAAGGTTTGTCAATCTCCTCTTGAGCATTAACGTGTCTAACATGATGCTTTTTCGAATGGTCCTTCACTTTTTCCATCGAATCTAGTGGAAAGTCTTTACAGCTGCAACATCTTCTTGGTTTAGAGTCCGGCTTGACCCCAAAAATGGTTCGTTTGTTCCCTTTAGGTTCATCGGAATCATTGTCCTCATTCTCACCATCGGGCTCAAAATCTGAGTCCTCTGATTCCGCAGAAAAATCGGACACTTCATCGTCCGAGCGTATTGAATAAGTACTCATTCGTCGTTTCTGCTTTTTGACCGAGTTGGATGATTCTTTCGTAGATTCATCTGGAATTGTTGGTTCCGCAGGCGGATTCTCTTCTACCTTGACCTTTTTCGGCCTTCCTCGTCCCCGTTTGACGATTGGTTCAGGTGGTAAGCTATCCTTTGTATCATTCAATTCAGCGAGTGTTTCTTCTGGCTCGAGCTTTATTTCCGTTTCAGCGATAAATATGGACGATATAAGGTGATTTCGATCGTCAAAAGATTTGCTGGAAATTAATATCTAGCATGAGTTGGCAGAACAACAGAAATTTTAGGGAAAATACCCACTGCATTTCACCTTTCAGTATTGGTTCAACCGACTTCAATCGAATATCAGACTCATAGATTCTTGTCAACAGCTTCATTGCAGCGATCAGGTCCTGTCTACAGTCTTCACAACATAAACTGGACAGGTCGTCTTTCGAAATCTGGAACCCAAACAAGCATTCAGCGATTGACTTTCAAAGGAAATTGACCATTTTAAGTACATACCGAGAGTCGATAGCAGTGCTCAATGGCTTGAGCGATTGATTTGCCATCGTTTAAAGCCTCCGATAGGGAACACAACGCGATGGCGTTGGATTTGTAGCAAAACCGACACCGCATCGGTTGGTTCATTGTTGATTGATTTCGTTTTCTGATAGCGACATTAGACTTCTGAATCAAAACAGTTGTCTTAAAGCgaacaaaacttgttaaatgCGTTGTTTACATCGAGGAATGAAGCTTTCTGTGAATTTTAATTCTACATCTGTGTGCGTACTTCACAGGTATTAATGTTCTGTCAGTACATTTTGACAACCGATGGATTATTGTAagcaaagaaaaacataaaccaAGCTTTGCAAATTTAAGGTGTTTATTTGGAAACAAATTTGTTCGTGAAATGTAACTCACAAAATTAGATTTAAAAGAAAGGAAGAACTCTGTTAGAACAAAATGTCTGCGAAGATATTCAACCAAATCTGTCGGATTTGCACGGATGCGTCTGGCGACGAAATGCATCCGCTGTACGAATCGTTCGGCGACGGGAAAACGCCAGCGCACTTTATTGAAGAATGCTTCGGAATCACGGTAATGGACCAAATTGTTCCCATATCAGATTGAATTCTAAAGCTATGCGTATTTGATAACAGATCAACATACTCGACGGCATGCCGTCAAATTACTGCAGCAGTTGCAAGGGAGACTTGCAGGCGGCACTCCGGTTCCACGGCCGCCTGGTAGATTCCGAAGTCAAACTCAAGGATATGTTTGCCGTGCCCAAGATTGAAGTCACGTAAGTTTGTACTTCGATTCCCACTTGTAAAAGATTTATATAATTAGTCTCATTTTGCAGCGAACCTGTCGACGGAAGTATCTCGTCGGTTTTCATCTCGGAGGTCTACATCAAGTCGGAAGCGGAAGAGCTCGAACCGGGAGAAGTTTCCAATTACGGTGGAAATTCAAGCGAAGAAGAGTTTCAGCCTAGGCCGAAACGAAAGACCAGACTAAGCAAAAGAAAGGCAGCTAAAACGGAACAACCGCCGATGGTTTCCGTGAAGGCGGAAATACATGATGATTCTGTGGACCGGAAAGCTGCAGAAGACGTTGAAGATGTTAAGCCGGACACTTCGAAGCCACCGAAGAAGCGCTGGACTATGGAGTCAGACGTTGATTCGAGCGACGATAGCTTGTCTGATTACGCCGACAGTGCACGCAGCTCGGACagcgacgatgacgatgaaaaTGGTCACTCGTCCAAGAAGAAACGCTTGTATTACGGCGTCAAAGCGGATTCACAGCCGAAGAGATGCTGTGAATGCAAGGACCTCTTGCTGGACAGCTACGAGAAGGTTCAAGAACACTCGGACAAGTATCACCTGCGGTATCGCGTGACGAATCCAAGGGAAATCGACGACAATCCCTTCGAGTGTCCGCACTGCTACAGGCGATTTGAGTGCAAGAAGGAGTTTCTTCGTCACC harbors:
- the LOC120421707 gene encoding uncharacterized protein LOC120421707, with product MDPNASIDVEYKVCRICVQSTVEDNYPHNELYDEVSVETMLKEVLEKLQIPDDENLAVRCCSSCREELWITYRFIKKLEDANNKIKNLEHYVVEADKSDPLTESPSKLQIDVKLEYEVEDYSTYEKENTNDFDETDSDDKPLMQRRAKRKPGRKRKKVKTDPEDSDESEYSPKQEEEENSSASEAEEKEELTKNKRTRYAITANSQPKRCCGCKEPVSTHEQLEEHSEKFHQQRAFDAEILEQKPEECSICYERFETRMELLLHRRKAFAKELHSCKKCPADFANAYNLRVHLKNNHKREKIVKQIDEIRQKVHICCKCHKQFETKELMIEHGNAEHKMRHPPDTENQIECEVCHRRFKSEHVLTEHQRRPYRAHRYQCAHCGKTFQEKQVFLDHEQSHANIRPYQCHMCPKSFSLKTNYVTHIKYHSLPSDYFKCDKCGKGFKKKHLWQDHQVIHIESAERPFKCHLCPNTFTRQQLLDFHVKEHLGAKPFKCTKCTSSYIHERDLRRHIRAKHEPIVPFSCELCSKEFHRKDAYKKHLKTHEDEEAKKLGCQIKFPASVAWYREAGSWVCVDMKIKLPLHSRPATDGERKDTMQKVPTGEGSFNEQDDRDWQNGDEQRTWFKWCRPSFIPISMILLLIVMVVLLPLLDTNEKLADQRRKTARNRNDVCLEGCRISIVESIPEGLVYPKGSPSFMSTYDAWKLLIKSAQQKIEIGSFYWSLRREDVYNHSSAWQGEDIFKTLLETGTSGNVSIKIAQSMPTSANPSVDTEIFTKRNAADVRSVDFPRLFGGGVLHTKVWVIDRRHFYVGSANMDWRSLTQVKELGVLAVNCSCLATDIAKIFDVYWDMGLPNAQLPDQWPAAYSTKYNANNTLSVQFDDEYKVDTYLSSSPPPMSTRGRSHDVDAILDVIERAEKFIHISVMDYLPLTLYTPKTQFWPIIDDALRRAAIDRKISIRLLISLWPHSRSSEQRFLDSLQVISNSLPGVSIDIKRFIVPADDDQQKIPFARVNHNKYMVTDNTAYIGTSNWSGDYFIDTAGIGLVMSSYEGNRTIVNDLQDVFERDWNSDYAIRMDEFATKLRNQSNTEIADLDERSVSLKDDCSSPVYITEVEIETELPLESIEETSGSKHEQVDGVIKTSQEENNTSEPPDDTSQFLLPETEQKDDSDNECFPDLDVFYSSEDESDSIEELNFSSDEDQREGKQPRKRLYYGVKSDSQPKRCCDCKEPLVSQEKVAEHSELYHQQHRVTNPKEFGDKRFECPVCFKRFETKKLYLQHQRKMYVDVLHPCSKCEEEFANLYVLKRHLKVDHKKKFLITELEELRSQSNICCGCKQHFPTAETLKQHVEKVHYPEHVLYDTSNRFECNVCFNRFKTLKSLKHHQLRLYKEKKFVCTLCGKAFREKIRLAEHENSHRKIHQFLCSFCPATFAMKNSYEVHLKMHDGEERFNCEYCGKGFRKKSLLLTHLQTHSLDRPFKCHLCPNTFTRQNILDSHLLTHSDAGKPFKCLQCPASYIHQRDLRRHTREKHEGIRSFKCTKCPRAYIRQKLLLNKMSAKIFNQICRICTDASGDEMHPLYESFGDGKTPAHFIEECFGITINILDGMPSNYCSSCKGDLQAALRFHGRLVDSEVKLKDMFAVPKIEVTEPVDGSISSVFISEVYIKSEAEELEPGEVSNYGGNSSEEEFQPRPKRKTRLSKRKAAKTEQPPMVSVKAEIHDDSVDRKAAEDVEDVKPDTSKPPKKRWTMESDVDSSDDSLSDYADSARSSDSDDDDENGHSSKKKRLYYGVKADSQPKRCCECKDLLLDSYEKVQEHSDKYHLRYRVTNPREIDDNPFECPHCYRRFECKKEFLRHQRKMYVEMLHPCPKCNEEFANHYVMQKHLKTYHKKKLIIERMEELRQESHICCACKQKFESKEALKAHADDVHLKESQAYDGDLEIECDVCYRRFKTRQSMKVHQYRMFRGKKFICSLCGKAFKEKSFLRDHENSHRREKPYECPKCDARFSIKGSFDAHVRLHDAKEEFKCEYCGRGFRTKSLLKGHLTVHSEDRPFKCHLCPITFTQQRLLDSHIEFHLGNKPFKCQQCPASYRYQRDLRGHIREKHEGILSFQCTQCPKAFNRKKPLLVHLKTHEAM
- the LOC120421710 gene encoding 5'-3' exonuclease PLD3-like; its protein translation is MKIKLPLHSRPATDGERKDTMQKVPTGEGSFNEQDDRDWQNGDEQRTWFKWCRPSFIPISMILLLIVMVVLLPLLDTNEKLADQRRKTARNRNDVCLEGCRISIVESIPEGLVYPKGSPSFMSTYDAWKLLIKSAQQKIEIGSFYWSLRREDVYNHSSAWQGEDIFKTLLETGTSGNVSIKIAQSMPTSANPSVDTEIFTKRNAADVRSVDFPRLFGGGVLHTKVWVIDRRHFYVGSANMDWRSLTQVKELGVLAVNCSCLATDIAKIFDVYWDMGLPNAQLPDQWPAAYSTKYNANNTLSVQFDDEYKVDTYLSSSPPPMSTRGRSHDVDAILDVIERAEKFIHISVMDYLPLTLYTPKTQFWPIIDDALRRAAIDRKISIRLLISLWPHSRSSEQRFLDSLQVISNSLPGVSIDIKRFIVPADDDQQKIPFARVNHNKYMVTDNTAYIGTSNWSGDYFIDTAGIGLVMSSYEGNRTIVNDLQDVFERDWNSDYAIRMDE
- the LOC120421708 gene encoding oocyte zinc finger protein XlCOF6-like; the encoded protein is MNQQCRFCCNSEAIEMYSLSDALNDGKSIAQTIEDCFRVSISDDELSSLCCVDCSQDLIVAMKLLTRIYESGVRFISLELLTKEKSQSIEDENHLPSNFIAEKNIKLESKEPITECITEFSPAKKIVKRGRGRPKHVKVEENSPAESQTPYEASNTLPNAAKKQKQDENADFSAESEDDDFEPDGGHKDSSSEEPPGASRSFYGVKSNSKPRRCCSCKDFTLDSMEKVKDHSKKYHFRPVESKEEISKAFECLVCFARFETKKQFRQHERKMYVEVLHSCKHCDEQFANPYVLQTHLKNSHQRRLKVHQMEDKCMQSNICCGCRKQFESQEQLKEHSLQVHLPQREPSQIETAVECDTCYKSFKSARYLKDHKLRFWKEKKFVCSQCGRGFCKPSQLEDHEDAHRNICKYECPICHEKFSMKAYWLVHIRNHNSEESFHCEYCGKGFRQKSLLKGHMRVHSEDRPHKCPMCPLSFTLKNRFDAHVLEHAGMKAFKCQQCSASYIHQRALRRHVREKHEGDFTYSCTICPKGFVELKPLLVHLKTHEKSNEASIV
- the LOC128093010 gene encoding gastrula zinc finger protein XlCGF26.1-like; translated protein: MFCRICLANCEIVEQFNLFTTRIDSRPLATVIEYCFEVEILEDEDNNVLCTTCKSDLECAYRFATKLRNQSNTEIADLDERSVSLKDDCSSPVYITEVEIETELPLESIEETSGSKHEQVDGVIKTSQEENNTSEPPDDTSQFLLPETEQKDDSDNECFPDLDVFYSSEDESDSIEELNFSSDEDQREGKQPRKRLYYGVKSDSQPKRCCDCKEPLVSQEKVAEHSELYHQQHRVTNPKEFGDKRFECPVCFKRFETKKLYLQHQRKMYVDVLHPCSKCEEEFANLYVLKRHLKVDHKKKFLITELEELRSQSNICCGCKQHFPTAETLKQHVEKVHYPEHVLYDTSNRFECNVCFNRFKTLKSLKHHQLRLYKEKKFVCTLCGKAFREKIRLAEHENSHRKIHQFLCSFCPATFAMKNSYEVHLKMHDGEERFNCEYCGKGFRKKSLLLTHLQTHSLDRPFKCHLCPNTFTRQNILDSHLLTHSDAGKPFKCLQCPASYIHQRDLRRHTREKHEGIRSFKCTKCPRAYIRQKLLLAHLKSHER
- the LOC128093009 gene encoding zinc finger protein 2-like yields the protein MNQPMRCRFCYKSNAIALCSLSEALNDGKSIAQAIEHCYRLSISKDDLSSLCCEDCRQDLIAAMKLLTRIYESDIRLKSVEPILKGEMHKSFDDRNHLISSIFIAETEIKLEPEETLAELNDTKDSLPPEPIVKRGRGRPKKVKVEENPPAEPTIPDESTKESSNSVKKQKRRMSTYSIRSDDEVSDFSAESEDSDFEPDGENEDNDSDEPKGNKRTIFGVKPDSKPRRCCSCKDFPLDSMEKVKDHSKKHHVRHVNAQEEIDKPFECSVCFARFETKKQFRQHERKMYIEVLHSCKHCDEQFANPYVLQRHLKNDHQRRLKIHQMEDMYMQSNICCGCRKQFESQEQLKEHSLQVHLPQREPPQSETAVECDTCYKSYKSVRYLKEHRFRFWKEKKFVCSQCGRGFRERAQLEDHEDSHRNVRKYECPVCHAKFSMKASWQVHVRYHDAEESFHCEYCGKGFRKKGLFKVHMRVHSEDRPHKCPMCPLSFTQKNRFDAHVLEHTGMKAFKCQQCPASYIHQRALRRHVREKHEGVFSFKCTICPKGFVELKPLLVHLKTHEKSDEATFSKA